Proteins encoded together in one Chitinivibrionales bacterium window:
- a CDS encoding anaerobic ribonucleoside-triphosphate reductase activating protein, whose amino-acid sequence MRSRFTGVAGWQKSSFIDFPGTVSTVLFFSGCNLRCPYCHNSDIVNAPAEGIISSDDIWKQLEKRKGIVEGVVLSGGEPTLHACLKDLVPEIKGLGLRVKLDTNGMLPETIAALSPDYLALDVKTAPRLYRELLGSPYNDTEPRLSRSVEIARNMGDNAEIRITAAPGIVDRGTIREIGELVNGMKKVFLQPMMKKKPLLDPAFTEKERISQEEITVYRDILSEYVDGCVIRGE is encoded by the coding sequence ATGCGAAGTCGCTTCACCGGCGTAGCCGGCTGGCAGAAAAGCTCGTTCATCGATTTTCCGGGGACGGTGTCAACCGTCCTCTTTTTTTCCGGGTGCAACCTTCGGTGTCCATACTGCCATAATTCCGACATTGTCAACGCCCCGGCCGAAGGAATTATTTCTTCCGATGACATCTGGAAGCAGCTTGAAAAGCGCAAAGGCATCGTGGAGGGAGTGGTGCTCTCGGGCGGCGAGCCGACGCTGCACGCCTGCCTCAAGGACCTGGTTCCTGAAATAAAAGGGCTCGGCCTTCGGGTGAAGCTTGACACGAACGGAATGCTCCCGGAAACGATCGCGGCGCTGTCGCCCGACTACCTTGCGCTGGACGTGAAGACAGCGCCGCGGCTGTACCGCGAATTGCTCGGATCACCGTATAATGATACGGAACCGCGGCTATCGCGGTCGGTGGAGATTGCACGGAACATGGGTGACAACGCCGAAATAAGGATCACCGCGGCGCCGGGTATCGTTGACAGGGGGACAATCCGCGAAATAGGGGAATTGGTCAACGGCATGAAAAAGGTATTCCTGCAGCCCATGATGAAGAAAAAGCCGCTGCTGGATCCGGCGTTTACGGAAAAGGAAAGAATTTCTCAGGAAGAAATTACGGTGTATAGGGATATTCTTTCAGAATATGTTGATGGATGTGTGATAAGAGGCGAGTAA
- a CDS encoding ribonucleoside triphosphate reductase translates to MISTIRKRDGKLVPYDNYKIANAIFKAAEAVGGKDFGLALTLAKQVEQAISGKFHSNSIPAVEEIQDLVEKILIENGHARVAKAFILYREQRRRVRSTKDILLDIVNTMDGYLKQEDWRVNENSNVSYSLGGLILYNSGAITANYWLENIYPHEIAEAHRNGEIHLHDLSMFSGYCAGWSLRQLIAEGLGGIRGKISSRPPRHLSTLVQQMVNFLGVLQNEWAGAQAFSSFDTYLAPFVGYNKMTYAEVKQCVQSFVFGVNTPSRWGSQAPFTNITLDWVVPDDLKDQPAIVGGKTIDATYGEFQKEMDIVNKAFLEVLIEGDAEGRGFSYPIPTINLTKNFNWGSENAGLLFKMTGKYGTPYFQNFINSSLNPGDVRSMCCRLQLDKRELRNRGGGLFGSDEFTGSIGVVTLNLPRIGYLSSSKEDYFSQLDHLMCVARDSLEIKRRVITRLMDQGLFPYTQRYLRHWNNHFSTIGLIGMNESTLNFMGKDLTHPETREFAKEVLVHMREKLVGFQEETGHLYNLEATPGEGTSYRFAKIDRQKFSRMVIPGGESPYYTNSTALPVNAVGDVFEALDMQNDIQRLYTGGTVFHCFIGESIDDVETCRSLVRKIASNYEVPYFTITPTFSVCQRHGYLKGEQFSCPNCGEETEVYSRIVGYYRPVQNWNCGKKSEYRERKVFKVPAAGQAEAAGPAHAKAAACEVASPA, encoded by the coding sequence ATGATCTCAACAATCAGGAAGCGCGACGGCAAGCTCGTCCCGTATGACAATTACAAGATCGCCAACGCGATCTTCAAGGCGGCCGAGGCGGTGGGCGGCAAGGATTTCGGGCTCGCGCTCACCCTTGCAAAGCAGGTCGAGCAGGCCATCAGCGGCAAGTTCCACTCCAATTCCATCCCAGCGGTGGAGGAGATACAGGACCTTGTCGAGAAGATACTGATTGAAAACGGCCACGCGCGCGTCGCCAAGGCCTTCATTTTGTACCGCGAGCAGCGCCGGCGCGTGCGCAGCACCAAGGACATCCTCCTTGACATTGTAAACACCATGGACGGCTACCTCAAGCAGGAGGACTGGCGCGTCAACGAGAACTCCAACGTCAGCTATTCACTGGGCGGCCTCATTCTCTACAACAGCGGCGCCATCACCGCGAACTACTGGCTCGAGAACATCTACCCCCACGAGATAGCCGAGGCGCACCGTAACGGCGAAATCCATCTGCACGACTTGTCCATGTTCTCCGGCTATTGCGCCGGATGGTCGCTGCGCCAGCTCATCGCCGAGGGCCTGGGCGGCATACGGGGAAAAATATCGTCAAGGCCGCCCCGTCACCTTTCCACGCTGGTCCAGCAGATGGTGAATTTTCTGGGCGTGCTACAGAACGAGTGGGCGGGCGCGCAGGCGTTTTCGTCGTTCGACACCTACCTCGCGCCGTTCGTGGGCTACAACAAGATGACGTATGCAGAAGTCAAGCAGTGCGTCCAGTCGTTCGTGTTCGGCGTGAACACCCCGTCGCGGTGGGGCTCACAAGCGCCCTTCACCAACATCACGCTTGACTGGGTGGTGCCCGACGACCTTAAGGACCAGCCCGCCATCGTGGGCGGCAAGACCATCGACGCGACCTACGGCGAGTTCCAGAAGGAGATGGACATTGTCAACAAGGCGTTCCTCGAGGTGCTCATCGAGGGCGACGCCGAGGGCCGCGGATTTTCCTATCCCATTCCCACCATCAACCTGACCAAAAATTTTAACTGGGGCAGCGAAAACGCGGGGCTGCTGTTCAAGATGACGGGCAAGTACGGCACGCCGTATTTCCAGAACTTCATCAACTCGAGCCTCAACCCCGGCGACGTGCGCTCCATGTGCTGCCGGCTGCAGCTTGACAAGCGCGAATTACGCAACCGGGGGGGCGGCCTGTTCGGCTCCGACGAGTTCACGGGCAGTATCGGCGTGGTCACGCTCAACCTCCCGCGCATCGGTTATCTGTCGTCGTCGAAGGAAGACTACTTTTCGCAGCTCGACCACCTGATGTGCGTGGCGCGCGACAGCTTGGAGATAAAGCGCCGGGTGATCACGCGGCTCATGGATCAGGGGCTGTTCCCCTACACGCAGCGCTATCTGCGCCACTGGAACAACCATTTCTCCACCATCGGCCTCATCGGCATGAACGAGTCCACGCTCAATTTCATGGGCAAGGACCTCACGCACCCCGAAACGCGGGAGTTCGCCAAGGAGGTGCTCGTTCACATGCGGGAAAAGCTCGTGGGATTCCAGGAGGAGACGGGCCACCTGTACAACCTAGAGGCCACGCCGGGCGAGGGCACAAGTTACCGTTTTGCCAAGATCGACCGCCAGAAATTCTCGCGCATGGTCATTCCCGGCGGCGAGAGCCCGTATTACACCAATTCCACGGCCCTGCCGGTCAACGCGGTGGGCGACGTGTTCGAGGCGCTCGATATGCAGAACGACATCCAGCGCCTCTACACCGGCGGCACCGTGTTCCACTGCTTTATCGGCGAGTCGATCGACGACGTGGAGACGTGCCGGAGCCTGGTAAGGAAGATCGCCTCGAATTACGAGGTGCCGTATTTCACCATCACGCCCACGTTTTCGGTGTGCCAGCGCCACGGCTACCTCAAGGGCGAGCAGTTCTCGTGCCCCAATTGCGGGGAGGAGACCGAGGTCTATTCGCGCATCGTGGGCTATTACCGGCCGGTGCAGAACTGGAACTGCGGCAAGAAGTCCGAATACCGGGAGCGCAAGGTCTTCAAGGTCCCCGCGGCGGGCCAGGCTGAGGCCGCCGGTCCCGCGCACGCCAAGGCGGCGGCATGCGAAGTCGCTTCACCGGCGTAG
- a CDS encoding secretin N-terminal domain-containing protein, with protein sequence MNTLYRLMKIACVSCLLIMSVSWLMTAPQSQEADTSGLTAPAQTQTVKKPVHDRPIEHFSADKANVRSVLQQLAEYSGIDIVVDPKVSGNVSLTVTNKTWREIMTIVCKISNLTVIKESAYLYVVPVEDYRKQQLDEATASQAEQAVEDLRREVIKINNAQASEIEKAIQSLLSTRGKVTVVERNNALIIYDTEKNIAQIKKTIQDLDVETNQVFISCKIITVGSTVLQDLGIGWGYFDQIGSAQISATHMPNFSVAGELDRLVFGVLGQDKLAASLSFLFQNSKAEVVAQPQITTLDNKEADIFLGSQVPVLTVPPATASTSTQLISATPTVTMVDAGTELTVTPHVTSEKRIMLALNASKSSYTLTGTGSNPIIDRQSARTNVVVSDGETVVIAGLTSNDKQDLEEGIPFLKDIPVIGNLFKHHKKSNDKNDLIVFVTPHIIAKKVEAVSGVSSPALVK encoded by the coding sequence ATGAACACACTATACCGCTTGATGAAAATCGCGTGCGTTTCCTGTCTTCTGATCATGTCCGTTTCATGGCTTATGACAGCGCCGCAAAGCCAGGAGGCAGACACCTCCGGACTGACTGCTCCTGCCCAGACACAGACGGTGAAGAAACCGGTACACGACAGGCCCATTGAGCATTTTTCGGCGGACAAAGCAAATGTCCGTTCGGTGTTACAGCAACTTGCGGAATATTCTGGAATCGACATCGTGGTGGATCCAAAAGTGAGCGGCAATGTGTCGCTTACCGTGACCAACAAGACATGGCGGGAGATCATGACCATTGTCTGCAAGATATCGAACCTTACCGTAATCAAGGAGTCGGCTTATCTCTATGTGGTACCGGTAGAGGACTATCGCAAGCAGCAGTTGGATGAAGCGACCGCATCACAGGCAGAGCAAGCAGTGGAAGATCTCCGGCGCGAAGTGATTAAGATCAATAACGCCCAGGCTTCCGAAATAGAGAAAGCCATCCAGTCCCTGCTTTCGACGCGCGGCAAGGTGACAGTGGTTGAGAGGAACAACGCCCTCATCATTTACGATACGGAAAAAAACATAGCGCAGATCAAAAAAACGATCCAGGACCTTGATGTTGAAACGAACCAGGTGTTCATCTCGTGCAAAATCATCACGGTGGGTTCCACAGTGCTGCAGGACCTCGGCATCGGGTGGGGATATTTCGACCAGATAGGAAGCGCCCAAATCAGTGCGACCCATATGCCGAATTTTTCCGTGGCGGGGGAGCTGGACCGGCTCGTTTTCGGGGTGCTCGGCCAGGACAAGCTGGCGGCGTCGCTCAGCTTCCTGTTCCAAAACAGCAAGGCCGAGGTCGTCGCCCAGCCGCAGATCACAACACTTGACAACAAGGAAGCCGATATATTCTTGGGGAGCCAAGTGCCCGTCCTCACCGTGCCCCCCGCCACGGCATCTACCTCCACGCAACTGATCTCTGCCACTCCCACGGTGACGATGGTAGACGCGGGGACCGAACTCACCGTTACCCCGCATGTCACGAGCGAGAAGCGCATAATGCTCGCATTGAACGCCTCAAAGAGTTCCTATACGCTTACCGGGACTGGGTCGAACCCAATCATCGATAGGCAGAGTGCCCGCACCAACGTCGTGGTATCGGACGGCGAGACAGTGGTCATCGCAGGACTGACGTCCAACGACAAGCAGGATTTGGAAGAGGGCATACCCTTTCTCAAGGACATTCCCGTCATCGGCAATCTTTTCAAGCACCACAAGAAGTCGAATGACAAGAACGATCTGATCGTCTTTGTGACGCCGCATATTATTGCCAAGAAGGTGGAGGCGGTGAGCGGGGTCTCAAGTCCCGCGCTTGTAAAGTAG
- the pilO gene encoding type 4a pilus biogenesis protein PilO, with amino-acid sequence MNLKSLNLKNPHVRNILIIVGVAVVSVALWYQFVFVEIRQETNNLKAELVKKQNELNQIQVLKPQLKKLESDIAAASVRLDSLKSMFPDQKEIPKLIREITAVARASGIYTNRFNPLPDIQREYYVENRYDLSVTGGYHQLAQFFSFLANMPLIINLSSVSIQLNPSLEQSKHEAEEHGTPIASINASFQMTTFSSKK; translated from the coding sequence ATGAACCTTAAATCGTTAAACCTAAAAAACCCGCATGTGCGGAATATTTTGATCATTGTCGGCGTTGCCGTCGTGAGCGTCGCCTTGTGGTATCAATTTGTGTTTGTGGAGATAAGGCAGGAAACCAACAACCTCAAGGCTGAGCTCGTGAAAAAGCAGAATGAATTGAACCAAATCCAGGTCTTAAAGCCCCAGCTTAAAAAGCTCGAAAGCGACATCGCCGCCGCGAGCGTCCGGCTCGATTCTCTTAAATCAATGTTTCCTGACCAGAAGGAGATCCCGAAACTGATCCGGGAAATCACGGCGGTGGCGCGCGCATCGGGGATTTATACCAACAGGTTCAACCCGCTGCCGGACATTCAGCGGGAATACTATGTGGAAAACAGATATGATCTTTCCGTCACCGGTGGCTACCATCAGTTGGCGCAATTTTTCAGCTTTCTTGCAAACATGCCGCTCATTATCAATTTGAGTAGTGTTTCAATTCAGCTGAACCCTTCGCTTGAGCAGTCGAAACACGAGGCTGAGGAGCACGGGACGCCGATCGCGAGCATCAACGCGTCGTTTCAAATGACCACGTTTTCGTCCAAGAAATAG
- a CDS encoding PilN domain-containing protein → MIDRVEINLLPAEYRVHKRGIRISRDVFYPLFFFLLLAAFLFSLTLGLRTEIQQRKNEIAAVDAMIKANSYIKEQIAKLKADRAVIQEKIRALERINVNREKWVRLMEIFCQRLPDFTWIVSIVERTQTPPVLAVEGRTLSFPEVANFMTQLLGSNYIRSVDLSSIEGINESVKMFRFGISCTINPDAQLEGEKKDTVAVSGVAKGKP, encoded by the coding sequence ATGATCGATCGTGTGGAAATCAACCTACTTCCTGCGGAATACCGCGTCCATAAGCGGGGGATACGGATTTCGCGTGACGTGTTTTATCCCCTCTTTTTCTTTCTGTTGCTGGCGGCCTTCCTCTTTTCCCTGACGCTGGGCCTGAGGACTGAGATCCAGCAGCGGAAGAACGAAATTGCAGCCGTGGACGCAATGATAAAGGCAAACAGTTATATAAAAGAACAGATTGCAAAACTCAAAGCCGACAGGGCCGTGATACAGGAGAAGATCCGCGCGCTCGAACGCATCAATGTCAACCGAGAGAAATGGGTGCGTCTCATGGAAATCTTTTGCCAGCGGCTCCCCGATTTCACCTGGATTGTTTCAATTGTCGAGCGTACTCAAACGCCGCCCGTGCTGGCGGTGGAGGGCAGGACACTTTCGTTCCCCGAGGTCGCCAATTTCATGACGCAGCTTTTAGGGAGCAATTACATCAGAAGTGTAGATTTGTCAAGCATTGAGGGAATAAATGAGTCAGTAAAAATGTTCCGTTTCGGGATTTCCTGCACGATCAACCCGGACGCACAGCTTGAGGGCGAGAAAAAAGACACGGTTGCCGTGAGTGGTGTCGCAAAGGGAAAGCCATGA
- the pilM gene encoding type IV pilus assembly protein PilM, which translates to MNILQRLRGENSVTGLDIGNYSLKLVKLRHLKTGYNLEAAGIRELPAGTIEGSEIKNRDALIDTITTLINQCDPSIVEVAISMSGHGIISDKVTFKIDPNENAEEMILWEAGQRSPFDVDDITLDYKILHRKAETGEAEVLLVAAKNQIMQSYIDLLYEAGLKPVIVDVVSFAINNCYALESAGGQESGVIALVNIGHNLTNVTFVKDGVYHSSRDISTACDFYAKTLQRNLGLGPEEALNLLKGRTNQSLDVNALRQSLDYASEELSTGIDLAFSYYKSSEKSDNIEKIVLSGGGAYIPNIASVLEKRHQTKVQISNPMAHLEYDPRMFGEVDTKKFSALFTVAVGLALRKVEE; encoded by the coding sequence ATGAACATACTACAAAGACTTCGCGGTGAAAACAGTGTCACAGGTTTGGACATCGGCAACTATTCCCTTAAACTGGTAAAGCTCCGCCATTTAAAAACTGGTTACAATCTTGAAGCTGCGGGAATACGCGAGCTTCCTGCCGGGACCATCGAGGGCAGCGAGATAAAAAACCGTGATGCTCTCATTGATACGATTACAACCCTGATCAACCAGTGCGACCCGTCTATTGTTGAGGTCGCGATTTCAATGTCGGGACACGGCATCATTTCCGACAAGGTCACCTTCAAGATCGATCCGAATGAGAATGCGGAAGAAATGATTCTTTGGGAGGCCGGCCAGCGCAGCCCCTTTGACGTCGACGACATAACCCTCGATTATAAAATCTTGCACCGCAAGGCGGAGACCGGAGAGGCCGAAGTGCTTCTGGTGGCGGCCAAGAACCAGATCATGCAGAGTTACATTGATTTGCTCTACGAGGCCGGGCTCAAGCCCGTTATCGTGGACGTCGTCTCGTTCGCCATCAACAATTGCTACGCGCTCGAGAGCGCGGGCGGGCAGGAAAGCGGCGTGATTGCACTCGTGAATATCGGGCACAACCTTACCAATGTCACTTTTGTCAAGGACGGCGTGTATCATTCCTCGCGCGACATATCCACTGCCTGCGATTTTTACGCAAAGACGCTGCAGAGGAACCTCGGTCTTGGGCCCGAGGAGGCTCTAAATCTCCTTAAAGGCCGGACTAACCAGTCTCTTGACGTCAATGCCCTGCGCCAGAGCCTCGACTACGCCTCAGAGGAGTTGTCCACCGGCATCGACCTGGCCTTCTCGTATTATAAAAGCTCGGAAAAAAGCGATAATATTGAAAAAATCGTTTTAAGCGGCGGCGGCGCCTATATCCCTAATATCGCCTCTGTTCTGGAAAAACGCCATCAAACCAAGGTGCAGATCTCGAATCCCATGGCGCACTTGGAATACGATCCCCGCATGTTTGGCGAGGTTGATACAAAGAAGTTCTCTGCGTTGTTCACGGTCGCGGTGGGGCTGGCCCTGCGGAAGGTGGAAGAATAA
- a CDS encoding 23S rRNA (pseudouridine(1915)-N(3))-methyltransferase RlmH, with amino-acid sequence MHFSITILTIGKKSGTLSQEIERYQALIRPFASMTVSYLKSPASHSFAKSELLEAEGKAILAKMPERSYRIALSEEGRCPLGSKDFSTWLVARGMRGSLSFIIGGAYGLSPAVKKSCHEILSLSPLTYPHTLSLVVLLEQIYRAFTIFKGHPYHK; translated from the coding sequence ATGCATTTTTCCATCACCATTCTCACAATCGGAAAAAAATCTGGAACGCTTAGCCAGGAGATCGAGCGGTATCAGGCACTTATCCGACCCTTTGCTTCGATGACCGTGTCCTACCTTAAATCACCCGCCAGTCACTCGTTTGCAAAAAGCGAGCTGCTTGAGGCCGAGGGTAAGGCGATTCTTGCTAAAATGCCGGAGCGGTCATACCGTATAGCGCTTTCTGAGGAAGGGAGATGCCCCCTGGGGAGCAAGGACTTTTCAACCTGGCTTGTCGCACGTGGCATGCGAGGTTCTCTTTCCTTTATTATAGGGGGAGCATACGGCTTGTCACCGGCGGTTAAAAAATCCTGCCATGAAATACTGAGTCTTTCCCCGCTCACCTATCCCCATACGCTTTCGCTCGTGGTGCTGCTAGAACAAATTTACAGGGCATTTACTATATTTAAAGGGCATCCTTATCATAAATAA
- a CDS encoding radical SAM protein, translating into MMPKAKPEIDVLLTYPADPVRVFDSIVPLGIASIAAMLETHGYSVKVLDFNFYHGDFSRDLLQWNPKFVGIGGTTATRKGSFLTARLVKASLPSVPVVFGGPHASFTVADSLSNIPEIDFVVKGEGEYPFLGLCNHFIKGMAADPLSLPGVCSRSTNGIIENAFRRIENLNDLPVPARHLFAGNYSLKLDFFNLKAECIITSRGCPACCTFCSASRMFPGGVRYRSMNHIKRELDVLIHGKDISALKLFDSTFTSSPEHVLAFCDMIRPYNLSWECEVRADTVDRQMLLQMKRAGCVYINMGLETSCRHLLARTAKNITNEQVEACLGWCREIGIKTKLFMIFGHPGQTFSDCREDISYIKKNRKMIDFFATTVGMRVYPGTALETQLKKYKLIPGDFSWAGYKAPLKNWLLFEPGDVMILDQQGLNFFALFGVILLLARQRTLTSGSYIMKMLGLNARVYGYRIFLGIIQLKHKLVRLITSPRGKQ; encoded by the coding sequence ATGATGCCAAAGGCCAAACCAGAAATTGATGTCCTCCTCACCTATCCCGCCGATCCGGTACGGGTGTTTGATTCGATTGTCCCCCTCGGCATTGCCAGTATCGCAGCCATGCTTGAGACACATGGCTATTCCGTCAAGGTTTTGGACTTTAATTTCTATCACGGTGATTTCAGCAGGGACCTGTTGCAATGGAACCCGAAATTTGTGGGCATCGGGGGCACCACGGCAACCCGCAAGGGAAGCTTTCTCACCGCGCGCCTTGTGAAGGCATCCCTTCCCTCTGTGCCCGTGGTGTTCGGCGGCCCCCATGCGAGCTTTACCGTTGCCGATTCCCTCTCCAACATTCCTGAAATCGATTTCGTGGTGAAAGGGGAAGGCGAATACCCGTTTCTCGGCCTGTGCAATCATTTTATAAAAGGCATGGCCGCCGACCCATTGTCTCTCCCCGGCGTTTGCAGCAGGTCAACAAACGGTATAATCGAAAACGCTTTCCGTCGCATTGAAAATCTAAACGATCTTCCTGTCCCTGCCCGTCATTTGTTTGCCGGCAACTATTCCCTGAAACTTGATTTTTTCAATTTGAAGGCGGAATGTATCATAACCTCGCGGGGATGTCCGGCATGCTGCACATTCTGCTCGGCGTCGCGCATGTTTCCCGGCGGCGTGCGGTACCGAAGCATGAATCATATCAAGCGGGAGCTTGATGTGCTCATTCATGGAAAGGACATCTCCGCACTCAAACTTTTCGACAGCACCTTTACGTCCAGTCCCGAACATGTTTTGGCGTTTTGCGACATGATCCGACCCTACAACCTTTCCTGGGAATGCGAGGTGCGGGCGGACACGGTTGATCGCCAAATGCTGTTGCAAATGAAACGGGCAGGATGCGTTTATATTAATATGGGCCTCGAAACTTCATGCAGGCACCTTTTGGCCCGGACTGCAAAAAACATAACCAACGAACAGGTTGAGGCGTGCCTTGGCTGGTGCCGCGAAATCGGCATAAAGACCAAACTCTTCATGATCTTCGGCCATCCTGGCCAGACCTTTAGTGACTGTCGAGAGGATATTTCATACATCAAAAAAAACAGGAAAATGATAGATTTTTTCGCCACCACCGTGGGCATGAGGGTGTATCCGGGAACTGCGCTGGAAACGCAATTGAAAAAGTACAAACTCATTCCCGGTGATTTTTCATGGGCAGGGTACAAGGCGCCGTTAAAAAACTGGCTTCTTTTTGAACCCGGCGACGTTATGATTCTTGATCAACAGGGCCTGAACTTCTTTGCGCTTTTTGGAGTGATTCTGCTCTTGGCAAGACAAAGGACTCTAACGTCGGGGTCCTACATTATGAAAATGCTCGGGCTCAATGCCAGGGTCTACGGTTATAGGATTTTCTTAGGCATTATCCAATTGAAGCATAAGCTTGTCAGATTGATCACCAGTCCGCGTGGGAAACAATGA
- a CDS encoding glucosyl-3-phosphoglycerate synthase: MIREYRHEDFLPLASLAGKKKASGTSISLVIPTLNEAKTVGYIIEKARKELVEEVRLLDEIIVMDSNSSDATVSIAKKAGAKIYNVSDILPQYDAPPGKGSALWKSQFVAKGDIIICVDADISNFQSHFVYGLAGPFLNDGEVIFAKAFYNRPLKLNSHIYENYGGRVTEILVRPLLCAFEPELAGIYQPLSGEYAFRRGPVQRLPFSSGYGVEIGMIFDLYRAFGLSHFVQVDMGTRCHRNRPTHELSRMAFGIIQTLFRKLERENVLSLKVPLLDAMFLKGANGPERAQIREVELPSFTEVKTAGQEKKR; the protein is encoded by the coding sequence ATGATCAGAGAATACCGCCACGAAGATTTCCTGCCGCTTGCGTCCCTTGCAGGGAAGAAAAAGGCCTCGGGCACCAGCATCAGCCTCGTCATTCCCACCCTCAATGAGGCAAAAACAGTAGGGTACATCATTGAAAAAGCAAGAAAAGAGCTTGTGGAAGAGGTGCGTCTTCTCGACGAAATCATCGTGATGGACAGCAATTCATCGGATGCCACAGTCTCCATCGCAAAAAAGGCCGGAGCTAAAATATATAATGTATCCGATATTCTACCCCAGTATGATGCACCGCCCGGCAAAGGGAGCGCGCTCTGGAAATCGCAGTTCGTGGCAAAAGGCGACATCATCATCTGCGTGGACGCCGACATCAGCAATTTCCAGTCGCATTTTGTCTATGGCCTTGCAGGGCCTTTTCTCAACGACGGTGAGGTCATTTTTGCAAAGGCATTTTATAACCGGCCCTTGAAGCTCAACAGCCACATCTACGAAAACTACGGCGGCAGGGTGACCGAAATACTGGTGCGGCCCCTGTTGTGCGCTTTTGAGCCTGAGCTTGCCGGCATTTACCAGCCGCTGTCCGGTGAATATGCCTTTCGCCGGGGCCCGGTGCAGCGGCTGCCGTTTTCGAGCGGCTATGGCGTGGAAATAGGGATGATATTCGACCTTTACCGGGCGTTCGGACTTTCGCATTTTGTCCAGGTGGACATGGGCACCCGCTGCCACCGCAACAGGCCCACGCACGAACTGTCGCGCATGGCCTTCGGTATTATCCAGACACTCTTTCGGAAGCTGGAGAGGGAAAATGTGCTGTCGCTCAAGGTTCCCCTCCTGGACGCCATGTTCCTGAAGGGCGCCAACGGACCGGAGCGCGCCCAAATCAGGGAAGTGGAGCTTCCCAGCTTTACAGAAGTGAAAACCGCCGGACAAGAAAAAAAGAGATGA
- the rplM gene encoding 50S ribosomal protein L13: MKTIVVNSDTISHDWFVVDAANKVLGRLASTVAQILIGKDKVAYSPNQDHGDNIIVVNSDKVKLTGKKTELKTYFSHSTYPGGKLERPFKKQMQLDSTQVIIRAVRGMVPKNKLGRDIMRKLHVYKTAAHPHASQKPKELSI, from the coding sequence ATGAAAACCATCGTTGTGAATTCCGACACCATTTCCCATGACTGGTTTGTGGTTGACGCCGCAAACAAGGTGCTGGGCAGGCTCGCATCGACCGTTGCGCAGATATTGATCGGAAAGGACAAAGTCGCCTATTCGCCCAACCAGGACCACGGTGACAACATCATCGTGGTCAATTCCGACAAAGTCAAGCTCACCGGCAAAAAAACCGAGCTTAAGACCTATTTCAGCCACTCAACGTATCCGGGGGGCAAACTGGAGCGGCCTTTCAAAAAACAGATGCAGTTGGATTCCACCCAGGTCATCATCCGTGCGGTGAGGGGCATGGTCCCCAAAAACAAGCTTGGCAGGGACATCATGCGCAAGCTCCATGTGTATAAAACCGCCGCGCACCCGCACGCGTCACAGAAACCCAAGGAACTTTCAATCTGA
- the rpsI gene encoding 30S ribosomal protein S9, translated as MLSATGKRKTAIASVILKPGKGERIINGLPIKEYLKSEVLMLDVEQPFEVLAAGNSYDVVAHVQGGGLSGQAGAIRLGISRALAKVSDEYRKQLRKKGLVTRDSRVVERKKYGQAGARRRFQFSKR; from the coding sequence GTGCTTTCTGCAACCGGGAAAAGAAAAACGGCCATCGCCAGCGTGATCCTGAAGCCGGGAAAAGGCGAACGGATCATCAACGGCCTTCCCATCAAGGAATACCTTAAAAGCGAAGTGCTGATGCTTGACGTCGAGCAGCCCTTTGAGGTGCTTGCCGCGGGGAATTCGTATGACGTGGTCGCGCATGTCCAGGGCGGCGGACTGAGCGGCCAGGCCGGGGCGATCCGGCTCGGCATTTCCCGTGCGCTGGCAAAGGTGAGCGATGAATACCGCAAGCAGCTGCGCAAGAAGGGACTTGTCACCCGCGATTCCCGCGTTGTGGAACGGAAAAAATACGGTCAGGCAGGAGCCCGCAGGCGGTTCCAGTTCTCTAAGCGTTGA